A genomic window from Pseudobacteroides sp. includes:
- a CDS encoding DUF6873 family GME fold protein: MNHIKLPNLPEGKVKGILIDGRVSKKIADSLLKMEILTFKTERLTQMYEAVSYHTDIMLHHIGGNRIVYAPGISSKLLNSLTSLGFHMVRGETVLSSQYPGNIAYNAARVGNYVIHNLKYTDKVLKMELENECVEFIDVKQGYSKCSVCVIDKTAIITSDKGIKEAASKKGIDVLLIEPDENIVLPGLNMGFIGGCTGKIAKDKLVVSGDLTKLKSFVDIVRFSNSHGVKVVSLSDEKPVDVGSIIPVFESCAM, from the coding sequence ATGAATCACATTAAGCTTCCGAACCTTCCCGAGGGAAAAGTAAAAGGTATCCTTATTGATGGAAGGGTAAGCAAAAAAATCGCTGATAGCCTGCTGAAAATGGAAATACTGACTTTTAAAACAGAACGACTGACTCAAATGTATGAAGCTGTATCATACCATACTGATATAATGCTGCACCATATAGGCGGTAACAGGATAGTCTATGCACCGGGTATAAGCAGTAAGCTCCTGAACAGTCTGACAAGCCTTGGCTTCCATATGGTAAGGGGAGAAACAGTCCTATCCTCCCAATACCCTGGAAATATAGCGTATAATGCTGCCAGAGTAGGCAATTATGTCATCCATAATCTAAAATATACCGATAAAGTTTTAAAAATGGAGCTGGAAAATGAGTGTGTTGAATTCATTGATGTTAAACAGGGATATTCCAAGTGCTCTGTTTGTGTAATCGATAAGACTGCAATAATTACCTCTGACAAGGGAATTAAAGAAGCAGCCTCAAAAAAAGGTATTGATGTTTTACTTATTGAGCCTGATGAGAACATTGTATTGCCAGGCCTTAACATGGGATTCATAGGCGGGTGTACGGGCAAAATAGCAAAAGACAAGCTGGTAGTCTCAGGAGACCTCACAAAGCTCAAGTCATTTGTGGATATTGTTAGGTTTTCCAACAGTCATGGAGTAAAAGTTGTAAGTCTTTCAGACGAGAAGCCTGTTGATGTGGGTTCTATAATTCCTGTTTTTGAAAGCTGTGCAATGTAG
- a CDS encoding ABC transporter ATP-binding protein — protein sequence MGKILEVKDLHKKYRNGRGIGNINFEISPGEVVGLLGPNGSGKTTIMKSVTGLVRIDKGVVRICGYDLSENFEDAIRGVGCLIETPSVIGSMSCYDNLKLVSRFYNDVDPERIDVVLQITGLSKYKKDKVKNFSLGMKQRLAIAMAIYQNPKLVILDEPANGLDIEGSKELRRIISQLSKEFMISFLISSHLIHEIEMLCDKILIIKDGRIVDICIVQDVKDTGVSLEDYFIDRVNKEA from the coding sequence ATGGGAAAAATATTGGAAGTTAAAGACCTCCACAAAAAATATAGAAACGGCAGAGGTATTGGAAATATCAATTTTGAAATAAGTCCTGGGGAAGTGGTTGGCTTACTTGGACCAAACGGATCTGGTAAAACCACTATAATGAAGTCCGTCACAGGTCTTGTAAGGATTGATAAGGGAGTAGTAAGAATATGCGGGTATGATCTTTCAGAAAACTTTGAGGACGCTATAAGAGGTGTAGGGTGTCTTATCGAGACACCTTCAGTAATAGGCAGTATGAGTTGTTATGACAATCTTAAGCTGGTATCAAGGTTTTATAATGATGTTGACCCTGAAAGAATTGATGTTGTGCTCCAGATAACAGGGCTTTCCAAGTATAAGAAAGATAAAGTAAAGAACTTTTCTTTGGGAATGAAGCAAAGGCTGGCTATTGCCATGGCAATTTATCAAAATCCCAAACTTGTAATACTTGACGAACCGGCAAACGGTCTTGATATAGAGGGTTCTAAGGAACTGAGAAGAATTATCTCCCAGCTGTCAAAAGAATTTATGATAAGCTTCCTTATTTCCAGTCACCTGATTCATGAAATAGAGATGTTATGCGACAAAATATTGATAATTAAAGACGGAAGAATAGTGGATATCTGCATTGTTCAGGATGTGAAGGACACAGGCGTTTCCCTTGAGGATTATTTTATTGATAGAGTAAATAAGGAGGCTTGA
- a CDS encoding response regulator transcription factor: MKKRILIIEDEVTIAELQRDYLSIDGYDVQIEKTGDGGLARAKKEDFDLIILDLMLPNIDGFEICRKIREVKNIPVLMVSARKEDIDKIRGLGLGADDYITKPFSPSELVARVKAHIARYERLVGSIEKKNAAINIRNLVIEKDSRRVWLENSELMLTGKEFDLLLFLAQNPNRVFSRDELFDKIWGMDACGDISTVTVHIKKVREKIEMDTSKPQYIETIWGIGYRFKV; the protein is encoded by the coding sequence ATGAAAAAAAGGATTCTGATAATTGAGGATGAGGTGACTATTGCCGAGTTGCAAAGAGATTATCTGAGTATAGACGGCTATGACGTACAAATTGAGAAGACGGGTGACGGAGGTCTTGCCAGGGCAAAGAAGGAAGACTTTGATTTGATTATATTGGATTTGATGCTTCCTAATATTGATGGGTTTGAAATATGCCGAAAGATCAGGGAAGTTAAGAACATTCCGGTGCTTATGGTTTCAGCAAGAAAGGAAGACATAGATAAAATAAGAGGACTGGGATTGGGGGCAGATGACTATATAACAAAGCCCTTCAGCCCAAGTGAGTTAGTTGCAAGAGTCAAAGCCCATATAGCACGCTATGAGAGGCTTGTAGGAAGTATAGAAAAGAAAAATGCTGCTATAAATATAAGAAATCTTGTGATAGAAAAGGATTCCCGTAGAGTTTGGCTGGAGAACAGCGAGCTTATGTTAACTGGTAAGGAGTTTGATTTGCTTTTATTCCTTGCCCAAAACCCCAACAGGGTTTTTTCCAGGGATGAATTATTTGATAAGATTTGGGGTATGGATGCCTGCGGTGACATTTCTACTGTCACAGTTCATATAAAAAAGGTCAGGGAAAAGATAGAAATGGATACCTCAAAGCCCCAGTACATCGAAACGATCTGGGGCATAGGGTATAGATTCAAGGTATAA
- a CDS encoding SdpI family protein, with protein MKIEKWKIIIIWVLALIPMILTIVFYEKLPQKIPMHWNMEGQVDRMSDKFPGAFILPLIILAMPVLMGVLPRIDPKRANYKLFGNSYYAIRLCTVVVLVCINLYMLFTSLGYSMFRMDTFIKIMVGVLIAVLGNVMPKLKQNYFAGIKTPWTLASEEVWFAVHRITGMLWFAAGILMVILGLIPGIVPVIAYIAIIPVIGIYPIVYSYFVFKRLSE; from the coding sequence ATGAAAATAGAAAAATGGAAAATAATTATTATATGGGTATTGGCACTTATACCTATGATATTGACAATTGTTTTTTACGAAAAGCTGCCTCAAAAGATACCCATGCACTGGAACATGGAAGGTCAGGTTGACAGGATGAGTGATAAGTTTCCAGGGGCATTTATACTCCCTCTTATAATACTTGCCATGCCTGTTCTAATGGGCGTTTTGCCCAGAATAGATCCCAAAAGGGCCAATTATAAGCTGTTCGGCAATTCGTACTATGCCATAAGGCTATGTACGGTAGTTGTACTTGTATGTATAAACCTTTATATGCTTTTTACATCATTAGGATATAGTATGTTTAGGATGGATACATTTATAAAAATCATGGTAGGAGTTTTAATTGCAGTTTTGGGAAATGTTATGCCCAAACTAAAGCAGAACTACTTTGCAGGTATCAAGACTCCATGGACTCTGGCAAGTGAAGAGGTATGGTTTGCGGTGCATCGTATAACCGGCATGCTGTGGTTTGCAGCAGGCATACTTATGGTAATACTCGGGTTAATTCCCGGTATAGTTCCTGTGATTGCCTATATTGCTATAATTCCTGTAATCGGCATATATCCTATTGTTTATTCATATTTCGTTTTTAAAAGGCTGTCTGAATAG
- a CDS encoding DUF1287 domain-containing protein, whose translation MRKAILFVLCVIILLPTQGCNKGTGLSSESYPTKSNELESETNYTTKSLATPMPSVPSIPSPTPLNIPKINCTSDKDNDGINDLDDIVEGARKDAQNMPVYKSEYYRGGYPPDSEGVCTDVIWRAFKNAGYNLKVMVDKDIKNNKRQYPAVEKKPDPNIDFRRVRNLRVFFNKYADKLSLEIRPNDIKNLQEWQGGDIITFSSPEHIAIVSDKRRADGIPYLIHNAGPYTMEVDNLMNWISTISGHFRFPASEDR comes from the coding sequence ATGAGAAAAGCAATATTATTTGTGCTGTGTGTAATCATCCTTTTGCCAACACAAGGCTGCAATAAAGGGACAGGCTTATCCTCAGAATCCTATCCTACCAAGTCTAATGAATTAGAATCAGAGACAAACTATACTACTAAGTCTTTAGCTACACCCATGCCTTCAGTACCTTCCATCCCCTCACCCACACCCCTTAACATACCAAAGATAAATTGCACCAGCGATAAAGACAATGACGGTATAAATGATTTGGATGACATAGTAGAGGGTGCACGAAAAGACGCCCAAAACATGCCCGTTTATAAGAGTGAGTATTACAGGGGAGGCTACCCGCCTGACAGTGAAGGAGTTTGTACCGATGTAATATGGCGGGCTTTTAAAAATGCAGGGTACAACTTAAAGGTAATGGTCGATAAAGATATAAAAAACAACAAAAGGCAATATCCCGCTGTTGAAAAAAAGCCTGACCCCAATATCGACTTCAGAAGAGTAAGAAATTTGAGGGTATTTTTCAATAAGTATGCCGACAAGCTAAGCCTCGAGATTAGGCCAAACGACATTAAAAACTTGCAAGAATGGCAGGGTGGAGATATCATAACCTTTTCCTCACCTGAACATATTGCTATAGTTTCCGATAAAAGAAGGGCTGACGGCATCCCCTACCTTATACATAACGCAGGTCCCTATACAATGGAGGTAGACAATCTTATGAACTGGATATCCACAATTTCAGGGCACTTTAGGTTTCCAGCTTCCGAAGACCGTTAA
- a CDS encoding NUDIX domain-containing protein, giving the protein MNTKQTYETGLLYHHYANTAYPLTPKSFMQYRINDSSQIQDFLTSEWAKTDELSLYVHIPFCKVRCKFCEYAVLEDTNTCTEDLYVSLLLKEIQMYKTILKGKKIVGYDIGGGTPTKLSVENLKKVTEAVKSSFDIQDNVVFSIETTPVIAAKEPEKISDVYKLGYKRISMGIQTVSEKLLNELGREGTVHIYEEATQNIRKAGFKQFNIDLMYGFLHQTNEEFEITIRYAISLNPEYITLYRNRYKGTKLEKEAEGVSLYKIICQYRLAYKILLESGYLANPGKNTFTRVQDDYGTSDYLTKRVIYGTPYVGIGLGAQSFGTDYLAYNEGAANKQLTKYQQKIENNQFPIQDIYRLPKEESIAKMVSVAFYFGFVDVEAFSKRFDMAFLEHFKDEVEFLTQKGLMELKENRLYLTERGADYINGIIPLFYSQRSKTELYQLFKNTPKRSDGEEEFLKSYKIENYDRPSLATDIVVFSPNNRVENDSGSIPANGLSVLMIRRGEHPYMSDWALPGGFVKPGESAEQAAYRELKEETGISQISFSQLHLFSEPKRDPRGWIVSCSFIALAEERNVSLQFGEDAIDAQWFDVQFLKLDSTKEEVEAKDKYKEQYNLVLAGEAATLTAKVEMTTTVSLIGKSVECNILGNNGIAFDHAEIIAYALSRLYRQP; this is encoded by the coding sequence ATGAATACAAAACAAACATATGAAACAGGACTATTGTATCACCATTATGCAAATACAGCATATCCCTTGACACCAAAATCTTTCATGCAATACCGTATTAATGATTCGTCTCAAATTCAGGATTTTCTCACATCCGAATGGGCAAAAACAGATGAATTGAGCCTTTATGTGCACATTCCCTTTTGCAAGGTCAGGTGTAAGTTTTGTGAATATGCTGTCCTAGAAGACACGAACACGTGTACAGAGGATTTGTATGTCTCACTGCTTCTTAAAGAAATCCAAATGTATAAGACCATATTAAAGGGCAAAAAAATTGTGGGGTATGATATTGGAGGCGGAACCCCGACAAAACTATCGGTAGAAAATTTAAAGAAGGTAACTGAAGCTGTTAAAAGCTCGTTTGATATTCAGGATAACGTTGTTTTCAGTATTGAAACAACGCCTGTAATTGCCGCAAAAGAGCCTGAAAAAATTTCAGATGTTTATAAATTGGGATACAAAAGAATCAGCATGGGTATCCAAACAGTTTCTGAGAAGCTTTTAAACGAGTTGGGAAGAGAAGGAACTGTCCATATATACGAAGAAGCCACTCAAAATATCAGAAAGGCAGGATTCAAGCAGTTCAACATTGATCTTATGTACGGTTTTTTGCACCAGACCAATGAGGAGTTCGAAATCACAATACGTTATGCCATCTCATTAAATCCTGAATACATCACACTTTACCGCAATCGTTACAAAGGCACCAAATTGGAAAAAGAAGCTGAAGGTGTGTCGTTATATAAGATAATTTGCCAGTATCGTCTGGCATACAAGATACTTTTAGAAAGCGGTTATCTGGCAAATCCGGGAAAGAATACATTCACCAGGGTACAAGATGACTACGGAACAAGCGACTACCTTACAAAGCGTGTTATATATGGAACACCCTATGTAGGAATTGGTCTAGGGGCCCAGTCCTTTGGAACGGATTATCTGGCATACAACGAAGGAGCAGCGAACAAGCAGCTTACTAAATATCAGCAAAAAATAGAAAACAATCAGTTTCCCATTCAGGACATTTACAGGCTGCCAAAGGAAGAATCCATAGCAAAAATGGTGTCAGTTGCTTTTTACTTTGGCTTTGTGGATGTGGAGGCTTTTAGCAAAAGATTTGATATGGCCTTCTTGGAGCATTTCAAGGATGAGGTTGAGTTCCTTACTCAAAAAGGATTAATGGAGTTAAAGGAAAACAGGCTATACCTTACAGAACGAGGAGCTGACTATATCAACGGCATTATTCCCCTATTTTATTCCCAAAGGTCTAAGACTGAGTTATACCAACTTTTTAAAAACACCCCAAAACGTTCTGATGGTGAAGAAGAATTTTTAAAGTCATACAAAATAGAAAACTATGATAGACCTTCTCTTGCAACAGATATAGTAGTCTTTTCCCCCAACAATAGAGTGGAAAATGATTCTGGAAGTATACCTGCAAATGGACTTTCAGTTCTTATGATAAGGCGTGGCGAACATCCATACATGAGCGATTGGGCTTTGCCCGGCGGGTTTGTAAAACCCGGTGAGTCTGCAGAACAGGCTGCATACCGTGAGTTGAAGGAAGAGACAGGGATATCCCAAATTTCTTTTTCACAGCTTCATCTGTTCAGCGAGCCTAAGCGTGATCCCAGAGGTTGGATTGTATCATGCTCCTTCATTGCCTTGGCAGAGGAAAGAAATGTTTCTCTTCAATTCGGCGAGGATGCCATTGATGCTCAGTGGTTCGATGTGCAATTCCTCAAGCTGGATTCAACTAAAGAGGAAGTAGAGGCCAAAGACAAATATAAAGAGCAATATAATCTTGTGCTTGCAGGCGAAGCGGCAACCCTCACTGCCAAAGTAGAAATGACCACAACTGTTTCTCTTATCGGCAAAAGTGTGGAGTGTAACATTCTGGGTAACAACGGGATAGCCTTTGACCATGCTGAAATAATCGCGTATGCACTTAGCAGGCTGTATAGACAACCCTAG
- a CDS encoding DUF4180 domain-containing protein — protein sequence MSIKYAILGLLSWKPFSGYDMKKVFEESSTMYWSGNNNQIYKSLLQLTDEGLVTNQVQHQESSPSKKLYSITKEGLAELKEWVLSSPEIPELKNTFLVQLSWAYQLNDEELNHIITNYENNIKMQLVLQQEKIRRGINSPKRNQRETIIWDIINENVTAFYKNEVTWIQNIRKELFGNELNKESNNMEWNCVDKDSKKYVEFLSAINPLGSEQDALDLIALCGENDTNLLMLHGNVLSEDFFKLKTKVAGDMMQKFVNYHMKVALVLPNDSTSKGRFKEMVSESNKGSQFRVFIDREDAEVWLLQL from the coding sequence ATGTCCATTAAGTACGCGATACTGGGATTACTAAGCTGGAAGCCTTTTAGCGGGTATGATATGAAAAAAGTATTTGAAGAGTCTTCAACCATGTATTGGTCAGGCAACAACAACCAAATATATAAATCATTGCTCCAATTAACTGATGAAGGCCTTGTAACAAACCAAGTCCAGCATCAGGAAAGCTCTCCCTCAAAAAAACTGTACTCCATAACGAAGGAAGGTCTGGCAGAATTAAAGGAATGGGTGCTTTCTTCCCCTGAAATACCTGAGTTGAAAAACACTTTCCTTGTCCAACTGTCTTGGGCCTATCAGCTTAATGATGAGGAACTTAATCATATTATTACAAATTATGAAAACAATATTAAAATGCAGCTTGTGCTTCAACAGGAAAAAATACGCCGAGGAATAAACTCGCCTAAGAGAAACCAACGAGAAACAATTATATGGGATATAATCAATGAAAATGTAACGGCATTTTATAAAAACGAAGTTACTTGGATTCAAAATATCCGGAAAGAACTGTTTGGAAACGAACTAAATAAGGAGTCGAATAATATGGAATGGAATTGTGTTGATAAAGATAGTAAAAAATATGTTGAATTCCTGTCAGCCATAAACCCTTTGGGCAGTGAGCAAGATGCATTGGACCTTATCGCTTTGTGCGGTGAAAATGATACCAATTTGCTTATGCTCCATGGAAATGTCCTTTCAGAAGATTTTTTCAAACTTAAAACAAAAGTTGCCGGAGATATGATGCAAAAGTTTGTAAATTATCATATGAAGGTGGCATTAGTCCTGCCCAATGACTCTACATCCAAGGGCAGATTTAAGGAAATGGTCTCTGAATCAAACAAAGGAAGCCAATTCAGGGTTTTTATCGATAGGGAGGATGCAGAAGTCTGGCTGCTACAGCTTTAA
- a CDS encoding autorepressor SdpR family transcription factor: MGIQETFKALSDATRREIMNMLKQGRMTAGDIAARFSMTQPTVSHHLSVLKDAGLIIDRKEGKFIYYELNSSVIEDILGWFLNLRGDEK; encoded by the coding sequence ATGGGAATACAGGAAACATTTAAGGCACTTTCAGATGCCACCAGACGTGAAATTATGAATATGCTTAAACAGGGAAGGATGACTGCTGGAGATATAGCTGCACGTTTTTCAATGACGCAGCCTACCGTGTCGCATCACCTTTCGGTTTTAAAAGATGCGGGTCTTATCATTGACAGAAAAGAAGGTAAATTTATATACTATGAACTAAATTCATCTGTGATTGAGGATATATTAGGTTGGTTTTTAAACTTAAGAGGTGATGAAAAATGA
- a CDS encoding HAMP domain-containing sensor histidine kinase: protein MSIRIKLLLSNILMIVVPLFSALILVVILIGVNFERAGFEHHETGDQFDKVAQDIFKEFITISNDTLNNPDKLKDLTYLKGVDSKLKSLNSGIGFVINKKIYYLSEKIDRHKFEEELGQASLSGDAGHKARHDNGEDIQYFIHNFQLSSGENGSLYIFFDISPIRKFVKNFMSDFMGYFLLIILITNGILTFIVSQSIIKPLKKLKYGAEQIKEGNLYFEIHEKSGDEVGAVCRAFEEMRQRLKDALEQQLKYDEERNEFMASITHDLKTPITSIKGHIEGLRDGIADTPEKNEKYLDIIYKKAVDMDRLINDLTFFSNQTLKKVPFNFAKVNLKYFIEDMIDEYQIELEKLGISIASSYDLDHNTMVKADVEKLKRVIANIFENSIKYMDKEKGHIKIDVQDRGGKVLIGIHDNGEGIKAENLPNIFTRFYRADASRNTSKGGSGLGLAIASQIIDEHGGQIWAESEFGKGTCIYFELEKIGEGNEKKDSDN from the coding sequence ATGTCTATAAGGATCAAGCTGCTATTGTCAAATATATTAATGATAGTGGTGCCGTTGTTCTCAGCACTAATACTGGTCGTTATCCTTATCGGAGTTAATTTTGAAAGGGCCGGTTTTGAGCACCATGAAACAGGGGATCAATTTGACAAGGTAGCTCAGGATATATTTAAGGAGTTTATTACAATATCCAACGACACATTAAACAATCCTGACAAGCTGAAAGATCTGACATATCTTAAAGGCGTTGATAGTAAACTGAAATCCTTAAACTCGGGAATAGGCTTCGTGATTAACAAAAAAATATATTACCTCTCTGAAAAAATTGACAGGCATAAGTTTGAAGAAGAGCTTGGTCAAGCGAGCCTTTCGGGAGATGCCGGGCACAAGGCAAGACATGATAATGGTGAGGATATACAGTATTTTATCCATAATTTCCAGTTATCTTCCGGTGAGAATGGTTCCCTTTATATATTTTTTGATATAAGCCCCATACGAAAGTTTGTAAAAAATTTTATGAGTGATTTTATGGGATACTTTTTACTCATAATATTGATAACCAACGGGATACTTACGTTTATTGTTTCTCAGAGCATAATAAAGCCCCTTAAAAAGCTGAAGTACGGAGCTGAGCAGATAAAGGAAGGAAATCTATACTTTGAAATTCATGAGAAATCGGGAGATGAGGTTGGAGCGGTTTGCCGTGCGTTTGAAGAAATGAGGCAAAGGCTTAAAGATGCCCTTGAGCAGCAATTAAAGTACGATGAGGAACGCAACGAATTTATGGCCAGTATCACCCACGATCTCAAAACACCTATAACCTCCATCAAGGGCCATATAGAAGGCTTACGTGATGGAATTGCCGATACACCTGAGAAGAATGAAAAATATCTGGATATTATTTATAAGAAGGCTGTTGATATGGATAGGCTGATAAATGACCTGACATTTTTCTCAAACCAGACCCTTAAAAAGGTACCATTTAACTTTGCCAAGGTAAACTTGAAATATTTTATAGAGGACATGATAGATGAATACCAGATAGAACTGGAAAAGTTGGGAATAAGTATTGCAAGCAGTTACGATTTAGATCATAATACAATGGTAAAGGCAGATGTAGAAAAGCTTAAGAGGGTAATAGCGAATATATTTGAAAACTCAATAAAATACATGGACAAAGAAAAAGGACATATAAAGATAGATGTGCAGGATAGGGGGGGCAAGGTTTTGATAGGAATACATGACAATGGAGAAGGTATCAAAGCGGAAAACCTTCCTAATATTTTTACCAGGTTCTATAGAGCCGATGCATCGAGAAACACCTCAAAGGGAGGCAGCGGCCTTGGGCTTGCAATTGCAAGTCAGATAATAGATGAGCACGGGGGACAAATTTGGGCAGAGAGTGAGTTTGGAAAAGGTACCTGCATATATTTTGAATTGGAAAAGATAGGTGAGGGCAATGAAAAAAAGGATTCTGATAATTGA
- a CDS encoding ABC transporter permease, with amino-acid sequence MNTIIAGTMNETYKIFKRKKFVFLFSVSILAAVTASIVNLVTGSNFGVSLIKNSTLPVTILNLMSSILLPLFAILLTSDLFSGELSDNSIIMSMVRPITRIKIYVSKLLSIGISILFLLLATFVASLAASLFGGNFNDIISRLPANLMSYIFAVIPLMLVAIITAFVAQFTRSGGLTIVIMILASALMSVVSVFIPQTVSFLPTTYLDWYQNFYSGVDFMLILNEFLYILAYGIIFMFAGTYLFEQKDI; translated from the coding sequence ATGAACACCATAATAGCTGGTACAATGAATGAAACCTACAAAATTTTTAAAAGAAAGAAGTTTGTATTTTTATTTTCAGTATCAATCCTTGCGGCTGTTACAGCGTCAATTGTCAATTTGGTTACAGGCAGCAATTTCGGAGTATCCCTGATAAAAAATTCAACTCTTCCGGTAACCATATTAAATCTGATGTCTTCAATCCTTTTACCGCTGTTTGCAATTTTATTGACAAGTGATTTGTTTTCAGGAGAGTTGTCAGACAATTCAATTATAATGTCGATGGTAAGGCCTATTACCAGGATTAAAATATATGTTTCAAAGCTTTTGTCAATAGGAATAAGTATATTGTTTCTGCTGTTGGCTACTTTTGTAGCATCCCTTGCGGCTAGTTTATTTGGAGGTAATTTTAATGACATAATATCAAGACTTCCTGCAAACCTTATGTCATATATTTTTGCAGTTATACCCCTCATGCTGGTTGCTATAATAACCGCATTTGTTGCACAGTTCACAAGAAGCGGAGGGCTGACCATAGTTATTATGATACTGGCTTCAGCACTGATGTCGGTTGTATCGGTTTTTATTCCTCAAACAGTATCCTTTTTGCCCACCACCTATCTTGACTGGTACCAGAATTTTTACAGTGGTGTGGATTTTATGCTTATCCTAAATGAATTTTTATATATACTGGCTTATGGTATAATATTTATGTTTGCCGGCACATATCTTTTTGAGCAAAAGGATATATAA